The following proteins are co-located in the Megalobrama amblycephala isolate DHTTF-2021 linkage group LG12, ASM1881202v1, whole genome shotgun sequence genome:
- the si:ch211-150o23.3 gene encoding uncharacterized protein si:ch211-150o23.3 yields MSRILLGLVMLGCNVAVEDVHAFDNPITRLVNDRQGERCSGRVEVHHGHQWGTVCQQGWDLEDAAVVCRELNCGFVLDIPSGARFGRAGGEVLWRDVKCSGDEFALDLCERTLNDDVCTHSEDAGVECTGKLPAPTLSIQSRFYAYSTGEAVHFKCTAPYWQSVIDFHLYKRGVDTPLVTQRADPRQMMVDLTLSDLEISHQGSYSCLYRIHSKLGNSPSGNSPHSNFINITVLEIHTPQIWYNTSPEARPGWVTRGHGFNVSCSTQPQYPGGSFQLRLIRPNGTVRHSLPALAPSVTFTFSNAQSNNEGYYCCLYKVQTGERTFISRESQPLPISIREVDPVMSPVVISLLVSGLTFVVATCAILIVAKVYCKRVRKPTELERESRTCVDNTYIALTIK; encoded by the exons ATGTCGAGGATTCTCCTGGGTCTGGTTATGCTTG GATGCAATGTTGCTGTTGAAGATGTCCATGCCTTTG ACAACCCGATCACCAGACTTGTGAATGACAGACAGGGTGAACGATGTTCGGGGCGAGTGGAGGTGCATCACGGGCATCAGTGGGGCACCGTGTGCCAGCAGGGTTGGGATCTGGAGGATGCTGCAGTGGTTTGCCGAGAGCTCAACTGCGGCTTCGTGTTGGACATTCCGAGTGGCGCTCGTTTCGGGCGGGCCGGCGGAGAGGTGCTGTGGAGGGATGTGAAATGCTCGGGCGATGAGTTTGCCCTGGATCTCTGTGAACGTACCCTCAATGATGATGTGTGTACACACAGTGAGGATGCTGGAGTGGAGTGTACAG GAAAACTTCCAGCACCCACCTTGTCAATTCAGTCACGCTTCTATGCTTATTCGACCGGAGAAGCCGTTCACTTCAAATGCACTGCCCCGTACTGGCAGTCTGTCATTGACTTCCATCTGTACAAAAGAGGTGTAGACACGCCACTAGTGACCCAGCGAGCCGATCCCAGACAAATGATGGTGGATCTGACTCTGTCAGACCTGGAAATCTCCCACCAGGGCAGCTACAGCTGTCTGTACAGGATACACAGCAAACTGGGAAACTCTCCCTCAGGAAATTCTCCACACAGCAACTTCATCAACATCACAGTCT TGGAGATTCATACTCCCCAAATCTGGTACAACACGTCTCCTGAGGCCCGGCCAGGTTGGGTCACCCGGGGCCACGGTTTCAATGTCAGCTGTTCCACTCAGCCTCAGTATCCAGGAGGTTCCTTTCAGCTGCGGCTCATCAGGCCCAACGGGACCGTCCGGCACTCTCTGCCAGCCCTCGCTCCCTCTGTCACCTTCACCTTCTCCAATGCCCAGTCCAATAATGAGGGCTACTACTGCTGTCTCTACAAGGTCCAGACTGGAGAGCGCACATTTATCTCGAGGGAGAGTCAGCCTTTACCCATCTCTATTCGAG AAGTTGATCCGGTGATGAGCCCGGTGGTCATCAGTTTGCTGGTATCCGGTTTGACGTTTGTGGTGGCAACATGTGCCATTCTGATTGTTGCCAAAGTGTATTGCAAGAGAGTGAGGAAACCCACTGAACTGGAGCGAGAGAGCAGGACCT gTGTTGACAACACATACATTGCCTTGACAATCAAGTAA
- the LOC125280503 gene encoding uncharacterized protein LOC125280503 isoform X1 has protein sequence MRKYHPSIHPSLSSNDCVAEVRHIVYNSNGSGSYRKKKCFILKPSHCHSVKVVTMLSSKSNEEIRLMLDDYGIKHGPVVDSTRALYEKKLREAMTKQRRTKPQSNRTYYREEEEEEEVTYVHHRRPQQYGDVSDRTWSDYRGMDYIDEPALYRTQASYRNTSQTRNMSPEPQIQKTPERSSTRLVPVWLQILVFLIVSGLLYFVFINMEPAEPVKRLT, from the exons ATGCGTAAATACCATCCATCAATTCATCCATCCTTGTCATCCAATGATTGCGTTGCGGAAGTGCGTCACATTGTTTACAACTCTAACGGATCTGGCTCTTATAG aaaaaagaagTGTTTCATATTGAAACCCAGCCACTGTCATTCAGTGAAAGTTGTGACAATGTTGAGCAGTAAATCCAACGAGGAGATCAGATTGATGCTGGATGATTATGGAATAAAACATGGTCCTGTGGTCG ATTCCACCAGAGCCCTTTATGAGAAGAAGCTGAGAGAAGCCATGACTAAACAGCGAAGAACCAAACCTCAATCCAATAGGACATATTacagggaggaggaggaggagg AGGAAGTCACTTATGTTCACCATCGCAGGCCT CAACAATATGGTGATGTGAGCGACAG AACGTGGTCCGATTATAGAGGGATGGACTACATAGATGA GCCTGCTTTATATAGGACTCAAGCTTCTTATCGCAATACGTCACAAACAAGAAACATGTCACCGGAGCCTCAAATTCAGAAAACACCAGAGAGGAGTTCAACGCGCTTGGTCCCAGTTTGGCTACAGATATTAGTGTTTCTGATTGTTTCTGGACTTCTGtactttgtttttattaatatggaaCCAGCAGAGCCTGTCAAAAGACTGACGTAG
- the LOC125280503 gene encoding uncharacterized protein LOC125280503 isoform X2 codes for MRKYHPSIHPSLSSNDCVAEVRHIVYNSNGSGSYRKKKCFILKPSHCHSVKVVTMLSSKSNEEIRLMLDDYGIKHGPVVDSTRALYEKKLREAMTKQRRTKPQSNRTYYREEEEEEVTYVHHRRPQQYGDVSDRTWSDYRGMDYIDEPALYRTQASYRNTSQTRNMSPEPQIQKTPERSSTRLVPVWLQILVFLIVSGLLYFVFINMEPAEPVKRLT; via the exons ATGCGTAAATACCATCCATCAATTCATCCATCCTTGTCATCCAATGATTGCGTTGCGGAAGTGCGTCACATTGTTTACAACTCTAACGGATCTGGCTCTTATAG aaaaaagaagTGTTTCATATTGAAACCCAGCCACTGTCATTCAGTGAAAGTTGTGACAATGTTGAGCAGTAAATCCAACGAGGAGATCAGATTGATGCTGGATGATTATGGAATAAAACATGGTCCTGTGGTCG ATTCCACCAGAGCCCTTTATGAGAAGAAGCTGAGAGAAGCCATGACTAAACAGCGAAGAACCAAACCTCAATCCAATAGGACATATTacagggaggaggaggaggagg AAGTCACTTATGTTCACCATCGCAGGCCT CAACAATATGGTGATGTGAGCGACAG AACGTGGTCCGATTATAGAGGGATGGACTACATAGATGA GCCTGCTTTATATAGGACTCAAGCTTCTTATCGCAATACGTCACAAACAAGAAACATGTCACCGGAGCCTCAAATTCAGAAAACACCAGAGAGGAGTTCAACGCGCTTGGTCCCAGTTTGGCTACAGATATTAGTGTTTCTGATTGTTTCTGGACTTCTGtactttgtttttattaatatggaaCCAGCAGAGCCTGTCAAAAGACTGACGTAG
- the st6galnac5b gene encoding alpha-N-acetylgalactosaminide alpha-2,6-sialyltransferase 5b isoform X2: MQSDGHQMNVLRRQTSHLEGYSSIIEHKPLRMHCRSCALVTSSGHMTGSDRGAEIDSKECVIRMNDAPTKGYQKDVGQRTSLRVVAHSSMQRVLRNRLELLNSSQDTFFIFWGPGNYMRQDGKGLVYNNLRLIKQMMPKLQVYVISRLKMLHFDELFKKETGKDRKKSNSWLSTGWFTMAIAMEVCDRINVYGMIPPEFCKSPQPSMPYHYYEPAGPDECTMYLSHEQGRHGSHHRFITEKHVFANWARMFNIHFYQPDWRPTPVAKNSTDS, from the exons CCTCTTAGGATGCATTGCAGAAGTTGTGCCTTGGTGACCAGCTCTGGTCACATGACAGGAAGTGATCGAGGTGCAGAGATTGATAGCAAGGAGTGCGTTATCCGTATGAACGATGCCCCAACAAAAGGCTACCAAAAGGATGTGGGCCAGCGGACAAGCCTGCGTGTGGTCGCACATTCCAGCATGCAACGTGTGCTACGAAACCGCCTTGAGCTACTCAACTCCAGCCAGGACACATTCTTTATCTTCTGGGGGCCCGGAAACTATATGCGACAAGACGGTAAAGGCCTTGTCTACAACAACCTGCGCCTGATTAAGCAGATGATGCCTAAACTACAGGTGTATGTTATCTCACGGTTGAAGATGTTGCATTTTGATGAGCTTTTTAAGAAGGAAACAGGAAAAGACAG gaAAAAGTCAAATTCATGGCTCAGCACTGGTTGGTTCACCATGGCAATCGCTATGGAGGTTTGTGACAGAATCAACGTCTATGGCATGATTCCTCCTGAGTTCTGCAA GTCTCCCCAGCCCTCAATGCCGTATCACTACTACGAGCCTGCGGGGCCGGATGAATGCACCATGTATCTCTCCCATGAGCAAGGCCGCCATGGCAGTCACCATCGTTTCATTACAGAGAAACATGTGTTTGCCAACTGGGCACGTATGTTCAACATACACTTCTATCAGCCTGACTGGAGACCGACGCCAGTCGCAAAGAACAGCACAGACTCCTGA